A section of the Jannaschia sp. S6380 genome encodes:
- a CDS encoding DUF6314 family protein: protein MLPAERLAALSGRWTTARALIHADGSGAQFLGSTIWTPEGGRMRCVEAGDLHQDGRTFPARRETFWHAFSDGIAVSSSDGRPFHRIGPDQDALHDCPPDTYRLRYDWSAWPAWSVRWRVTGPRKNYRALTRYRRAP from the coding sequence ATGCTGCCCGCCGAACGACTCGCCGCGTTGAGCGGCCGCTGGACGACGGCACGGGCGCTGATCCATGCCGACGGATCAGGTGCGCAATTCCTGGGTTCGACGATCTGGACGCCGGAAGGGGGGCGCATGCGCTGCGTCGAGGCGGGCGATCTGCATCAGGACGGCCGGACCTTTCCCGCCCGGCGCGAGACGTTCTGGCATGCCTTCTCGGACGGGATCGCGGTGTCCTCTTCCGACGGCAGGCCCTTTCATCGCATCGGCCCGGATCAAGATGCGTTGCATGATTGCCCGCCCGATACGTACCGGCTGCGCTATGACTGGTCGGCCTGGCCCGCCTGGTCGGTGCGATGGCGGGTCACGGGGCCGCGCAAGAACTACCGCGCGCTGACCCGGTACCGTCGCGCGCCCTAG